ACGTAATAATTTATGAACGGCTTCCCCCACTGGTATACGATACTGGTCTTGCTCAGCATGACGCGAGCACAGAAAACCGCCTTCCCTGACAGAGAAGGCGACAAAATCTGTTTCTTGATGACAAATCGCACATGTATCAAAGTACGGGCGCATCCCTAATACTGGAAGCATTTTCGTTTGATAAATTAATGATAATACTTCTGGATCAACACCCTCACACATATAATGCAACGTTTGATATAACATTTCAAATAAATATGGATTATGTTTTTTATCTTCCGTTGCTTTATCAGTTAACTCAACAATAAATGATGCATAAGCAGTTAAAAATATATCCTCGCGAATTTCTTTCATAGTTGAAATAATCTCGCCTTGTTGCAAAGTTCCAAGTCCAGATCCCATTTGAATAAGAAAATGCCCATGTGTCATAAGTTGCGAAACAGATGCTAACCGGCTTTTCGGTTTTTTCGCTCCTCTTGCCATCGCACTTACCTTACCCAATTCTCTTGAGAATATTGTAACAATCTTGTTCGTTTCTCCGTAATCTGTCGTACGGATAACGATGCCCTCAACTTTTTGAAACATGTTCGTCACCATCCAAGGTTTGAACAAAACGGGTCAAGAAATTGGAGAGTCTAGATGCGCTAGCTCCTCGTCATGTTGATCCATCTCATCGTTTACGTCTTTTTCCATTTCTTTCAAAAGCAAGTACGTCTCAATGCTTCCTGTTTTGGAGAAAAACTTCCAGGTAAAATCTAGCATAAGAATCCACCTTTCTCAATAAGCGTAGCCTATAAACCAATTTCCTTTGTTGTTATTAAATTGACCCATTTTGTCCATTTTCATGTGAGAAAAATTTTTCCTAATTTATCAAAACTCATAAAAACCAATAATCAGCGGATGAACAAAACATCCGCTGATTACAGCTTTACTCTATTTTAATACTCGTCTTCGCGGAAACCAAGGTCACGAAGCTGAGACATTTTATTACGCCAATCTTTTTGCACTTTTACCCATACTTCTAAAAATACTTTAGAACCAAGTAATGCTTCAATATCAAAACGCGCTCGCTTACCGACTTCTTTTAACATCTTCCCTTGTTTTCCGATAATAATCCCTTTTTGCGACGGACGTTCCACAACAATCGTTGCATTGATATAAACTGCCCCGCCTTCGCGTTTTTGAATTGCATCGATAACAACAGCCACAGAATGCGGCACTTCTTCACGTGTTAAATGTAGTACTTTCTCACGAATAAGCTCTGCAATAATAAATCTCTCCGGATGATCCGTTACTTGATTATCTGGGTAGTATTGTGGTCCTTCTGGTAAATACTTTTTAATTGTTCCAATTAGAGCTTCCACGTTATTACCGTCTAATGCAGAAATTGGTACAATCTCTGCAAAATCATGTAATTTGCGATATTGATCGATTAACTCTAATAATTGTTCTGGGTGAACTTGGTCAATTTTATTAATAACTAAAAATACTGGTTGTTTCGTTTCTTTTAACTTCTCAATGATGAATTCCTCACCACGACCAAATCCTTCGACCGCATTCACCATAAACAGAACGATATCAACTTCTTTTAATGTCGTTTGCGCCATCTTCACCATAAAGTCGCCTAGTTTATGTTTCGGTTTATGTATTCCTGGTGTATCAATGAAAATTACTTGTGAATCATTTTCTGTATATACGCCTTGAATTTTATTACGAGTTGTTTGTGGCTTATCACTCATAATAGCAATCTTTTGGCCGATAATACGATTTAAAAATGTAGATTTCCCAACATTCGGTCTGCCAATAATAGAGACAAAACCTGATTTATAACCTTTTCTATTCATGTAAATCCTCCGCTAAAAATGCTCCTGGTAACAATTCTCCGACTGTTGTCTCTTGAACGTCACCATGTAAATTTGATAGGTATACTTTTGTATCCTGTTTACATAATTCTACCATAACTTGTCGACATGCTCCACAAGGAGGTACTGGACGCTTTGTATCCGCCACAATTGCGATAGCTACAAACTCTTTATCTCCTTCAGAAACCGCCTTAAATAAAGCTGTTCTTTCTGCACAGTTACATAAACCATATGATGCATTCTCAACATTACATCCACGATATACTTTTCCATCCTGTGTTAATAATGCTGCACCTACTTGAAATTTAGAATATGGTACGTACGCTTGTTTACGCGCTTCGATTGCTTCTTGAATTAATTGTTTACTATTCATATTCCCGCATCCTTCCTGTTCACAACTGTGAATAGATACACTCTCTCATAAAAGGCCTTTACGGCACTTCCAAAGCTTAATAAAAGCTTTGGAATGCAACTATACCACATACGGTAAAAAGATAATAGCACCAATTATAACAGCTATTATCGCAAACAATAAAACCGCTCCCGCTGCGACATCCTTTGCAATTTTCGCAAACGGATGTATATCGGTAGTCGCTAAATCTACTGTTTTTTCCACAGCCGTATTTACCATCTCTAAACTCATTACAATTCCTATTATAATAAGTAGTACCATCCACTCTACCTTCGTAATATGGAAATAAAAGCCGCAGCATATAACAATGACTGCGGCTACATAATGAATTTTCATATTTCGTTCATGACGAAGACAAAAGAATACACCTGCTATAGCATATCCAAAACTATCTATAAGTTTTCCTTTTTTCATCGTCCTAATCCAAATGCTTCTAAAATTTCTTTTTGTCTTCCAAACATTTCTTTTTCATCCTCTTCTGTCATGTGGTCATAACCAAGCAAATGTAAAAATCCATGTAACGCTAAAAAGCCAAGTTCACGATCAAAAGAATGTCCATACTCTTCAGCTTGTTCTTTCGCTCTCGGAATAGAAATAATAAGGTCACCTAACATACGCGGCATTTCTGCGCCCACAATTTCCATTTCCCCTTCTCCCATTTCTTCCATAGCAAAGGAAATGACATCAGTAGGCTGATCTTTATCTCGGTAATCACGATTAATCTCGCGAATGCGTTCATTATCTACAAATGTCACTGATACCTCCGCACCATCCTCTATTTTTTCCATTTCAGCTGCTTTTCCTAATATCTCACGAATTAAATTCACATATTCCTCTTTCACTTCTTCTGTTTCATCAATGAAATCAATTAATAAACTCATTCTTTCTCCTTTTCTTCCGGTGGTTCCGGATATGTAATACGCGAATGGAAAATACCATTTAACGTTTCACATAACGTTTTTCCAACGATTTGTAGTTCCTTAAATGTCAAATCACATTCACTAAATTGCCCATCTTGCAGACGATCTTTAATAATACTTTGTACTAAATTATTAATTTGGTCTGGCGTTGGGTGATTCATAGAACGTACCGCCGCTTCAACACTATCAGCAATACCAACGATTGCCGATTCTTTAGAAGTTGCTTTTGATCCCGGATATCGGAACATCTCTTCTGTATATTTTTCTTTATCTTCTTTAATCGCTTTATAATAAAAATATTTAAGGAGCGTTGTACCATGATGTTGTCCAGCAATATCAATAATTTCTTGCGGTATATGATATTCTTCGAGCATTTTCACTCCATCTGTTACATGAGCAATGATAATATCTTTACTCGTCACAGGATCTAATTTATCATGCGGATTTTCAATTCCCATCTGGTTTTCAATAAAGAATTGCGGTTGTACTGTTTTTCCTACGTCATGATAATATGCCCCTACACGTGCTAATACACCATTTGCTCCAACAGCTTCACAAGCCGCCTCAGAGAGATTGGCTACCATTACACTATGATGATATGTTCCTGGCGCTTCTAACAAAATTCTACGCAAAAGTGGATGATTCGGACTTGATAGCTCCATAAGTTTCATGCTTGATACAATTCCAAGTCCACTTTCTAAATATGGTAATATTCCCATAGCCAGAACGGATGAGATAATTCCTGAAAGGGAAGCCATTAATAATTGCGTACCAATTTCAAGAGGTGAAAAATTCCCATTACGTAATAATAATAACGCCGCCAAGACGACTACATTTAAGATAGATACGAGTATACCAGCTTGCAAAATCATCGTACGGCGATTTTTTTCTCGTAAGAAAATACTCACTGATAATGAACTTAATAACACATAAATACCTACACTATAATTCAGTGTACTTGTTACTCCTTCATTAAACATAATACTTCCGCACACAGAAAAAATCATACTTGTTAAAAATACAAAGCGATCACCAATCATTAGTTTTACAAGTATTGTTCCCATCGCAACAGGGACGACATACGCAATTCCTGCATATTCAAGCTTTTGAAACAAACTAATAATTTTCATTAATACAATCGTGATAGACAAAATTGTAATATACGCTAAAATGTACGGTTTGTCCTCTCTTTTCCGCTGTAAAAATACTTCAAACTGTTTATGCATAAAGTATAGTAACACACCAATGAGCACCGCTAATCCAACATAAGGCTGAAAACTATTACCTTTCTCTAATAAACCGACTAATTTCAACTGATTATACATATCACTTGAAATTGTTTCACCTTCTCTAACAATAACTTGTCCTTGAAGAATATAAACAGGTGGAACTAAATCTTCTTCTGCTTTCTTCTTCTCTTTCGTTACAGCCGGATCATAGAAATAATTTGCTGTAATCGCATATGATCCTAGCGCATTCACAGCTTCTTTCAATCCGCTATTCACATTTAGGCTTTTCATTTCATTAACAAATCGCTCTTTCGCTGCCATTTCTTCGGACATTTTAATATTTCCACCCATGATAACGCTAACAGACGTTAAAGCCGCATTCTTTGCTAATTCTAATTGATCCGGTTCTGCATTAATAAAGTATAATAAATTCTCATCCGATAATTCCTTCGTTAAATTAGATGGCAACTTCTTCTTCAATTTTTCTAATTTATTAGCATCGGTCATCTTTTTTTGCTCTTCAGGTCCAGCAGCTTTCATCTCCTGAATTACTTCATTCACCTTAGCAAAAACATCATTTACAATATCTACTCTATTTTGTTTATATTCACTTCTATATGTATATTGATCCCCGACTTTTTGAGCGGCCTCTTGTTTTTTTCTTTCCGTTATAACCTTATCTTCAATTTTAATAGGAGAATGAATTGTTTTTTTCGCAATAGAATACATATCAACATCTAATTGCTCTGGTTTCACATTATTCATAAGTGCAAAAAACAGCACTGCTCCTAATAAAACGTAAGAAATCCAACTTAGTTTTTTCGAATGTTGTAAATTACGAAACCACTTAGAAATTTCTTGAGATCTTAACATGATTTCAATACCTTCTCCTCTCCAGAAATAAAGTGAAACTATTTATAGCTTTCATTTCTTTTAGGTAACATTTTATAAACCAGTACCTATAGTTTATTTCTCTTATCTTTTATGATAGTAAAAAATATGCTGTTCGCCAACCTTAATACAAAAAGAAATGATCCTGACAAATAGGATCATTCCATTTTATCATATGCCTCAATAATACGTTGTACCAGTGGATGCCTTACAACGTCCGTTTGTTCTAATGTAATGAATGAAAGACCTGATACACCAGATAAAATGTTAGAAGCTAGCGTAAGCCCTGATTTTACCCCTTTTGGTAAATCTACTTGTGAAGGATCCCCCGTAATAACCATTTTAGAACTAAAACCCAATCTTGTTAAAAACATTTTTATTTGTGCACCCGTTGTATTTTGCGCTTCATCTAAAATAACAAATGAATCATCGAGTGTACGCCCTCTCATATAAGCAAGAGGCGCGATTTCAATTACACCTCGCTCCATCATACGCTGTGTATATTCTTGTCCAAGAATATCATGCAGAGCATCATACAACGGACGTAAGTATGGATCTACCTTCTCTTTCAAATCACCTGGTAAAAACCCTAAACTTTCTCCAGCTTCTACAGCCGGTCTCGTTAAAATGATTTTCTTTACATACCCTTGTTTTAAAGCTCTTACAGCCATTACTACAGCTAAGTATGTTTTCCCAGTCCCAGCAGGTCCTATTCCAAATACAATATCATTTTTCTTCATTGCATGAATATATCTTCTTTGCCCCATTGTTTTTACACGAATGGATTTACCTTTTGCCGTTTTAAAGATTTCTTCTTCATATAACTCTTCAAATTGAGCAATTTTCCCTTGTTGTGCGAGCTGAATTGCATACGCAACATCTCTTTCTGTAATTGATACACCTTTTCGAATAACAACAAGTAATTGCTGTAAGATTTTTTCTACAAGTGTCACAGTTTCAACTGCTCCAGATGCATGAACAGTTTCACCTCTAGTTACAATCGATACATTCAGTTCCCGTTCAATTACTTTCAAATGAGCATCATTGACTCCAAAAAGAGCGATTGCTTCGTTAGTATTTTCCAATTGTTGGTTCATTTCTACTAATTGTTCTGCCATTACTCAGTCTCCTTGAATATCGGATTCGGATATTGGTTGTGGCTCTGCAATATTTTCAATCACAGTATAATGCAATGTGACTTTTAGTTGATCCGCCTCAACCTTTTTACTCAAAATCTTATCACTTACAATCATAGCATGTTCATCCAATTTTTTCTTTAGTTCTTTTTCAGCCATTTCTTTTGCTACTTTCATTGCCTGTTTTTCTGTATATTCTCGATTTGCCTCTTCCTCTTCCCGCACTATATCTTTTTGGTATGCAATCGGTAGTGTAAAACCAAACAATTTCACATCATGCTTTACACTTTCCGTACGAGAGCGTTTATACTTATCATGTTGAAATCCCCATATTTTTATTTTTGCACTCCCAAACGTAAGGTAATGCTCATTATATGCATTGCCAGTATATACTTGGAATTGTGTCTTTAGCGGCACATTCACAGTAGATGTATACCAAGTTTCTCCATATACAATACCTTTCGCCGAAACAATTGTCGGACTCTCCTCATTACCGTATATCCCTGATACGAGAAGCTGCCCTTTTTCTACATGATCATTTTTTAGAACGACTGGTTTTCCTACTTCAACAAATGTTTTTGTAACAATCGCTTCTTTTTTTGCCACTAAATTTTGTGGCTTTTGTTCTTTTTCTTTTTTCGGCTCGTTTTTTTCAACAATTTTAAAATGGTACGTCGTTCCTCTTATTTCTAATCCTGCCCAAGTAATCGCATTAATATTGTCTGTCAAATGACGTTGTACATCTTCTACACTAGGCATTTGAAATTGCAATTTTCCTTTTTTAATACCCATTTTGTCCAATTCTTTCATTAATATATATTCTGTTTCAGGTTTCGCTCCTGAAATTTCAATCTTCCAAACCATATTC
This Bacillus paramycoides DNA region includes the following protein-coding sequences:
- a CDS encoding cytidine deaminase produces the protein MNSKQLIQEAIEARKQAYVPYSKFQVGAALLTQDGKVYRGCNVENASYGLCNCAERTALFKAVSEGDKEFVAIAIVADTKRPVPPCGACRQVMVELCKQDTKVYLSNLHGDVQETTVGELLPGAFLAEDLHE
- the yqfD gene encoding sporulation protein YqfD is translated as MKNKWFIKWLGYVKVRIEGRGAERFVNECVRRKLLVWDVKKIAEETLVFCMLLRDVKKIKPIYRKNECKLYFIGRYGFPFWNKRLIKNSGFLIGFLIFFFGMIALSNMVWKIEISGAKPETEYILMKELDKMGIKKGKLQFQMPSVEDVQRHLTDNINAITWAGLEIRGTTYHFKIVEKNEPKKEKEQKPQNLVAKKEAIVTKTFVEVGKPVVLKNDHVEKGQLLVSGIYGNEESPTIVSAKGIVYGETWYTSTVNVPLKTQFQVYTGNAYNEHYLTFGSAKIKIWGFQHDKYKRSRTESVKHDVKLFGFTLPIAYQKDIVREEEEANREYTEKQAMKVAKEMAEKELKKKLDEHAMIVSDKILSKKVEADQLKVTLHYTVIENIAEPQPISESDIQGD
- the ybeY gene encoding rRNA maturation RNase YbeY, producing the protein MSLLIDFIDETEEVKEEYVNLIREILGKAAEMEKIEDGAEVSVTFVDNERIREINRDYRDKDQPTDVISFAMEEMGEGEMEIVGAEMPRMLGDLIISIPRAKEQAEEYGHSFDRELGFLALHGFLHLLGYDHMTEEDEKEMFGRQKEILEAFGLGR
- a CDS encoding PhoH family protein, whose amino-acid sequence is MAEQLVEMNQQLENTNEAIALFGVNDAHLKVIERELNVSIVTRGETVHASGAVETVTLVEKILQQLLVVIRKGVSITERDVAYAIQLAQQGKIAQFEELYEEEIFKTAKGKSIRVKTMGQRRYIHAMKKNDIVFGIGPAGTGKTYLAVVMAVRALKQGYVKKIILTRPAVEAGESLGFLPGDLKEKVDPYLRPLYDALHDILGQEYTQRMMERGVIEIAPLAYMRGRTLDDSFVILDEAQNTTGAQIKMFLTRLGFSSKMVITGDPSQVDLPKGVKSGLTLASNILSGVSGLSFITLEQTDVVRHPLVQRIIEAYDKME
- a CDS encoding YqzL family protein; the encoded protein is MLDFTWKFFSKTGSIETYLLLKEMEKDVNDEMDQHDEELAHLDSPIS
- the era gene encoding GTPase Era; the protein is MNRKGYKSGFVSIIGRPNVGKSTFLNRIIGQKIAIMSDKPQTTRNKIQGVYTENDSQVIFIDTPGIHKPKHKLGDFMVKMAQTTLKEVDIVLFMVNAVEGFGRGEEFIIEKLKETKQPVFLVINKIDQVHPEQLLELIDQYRKLHDFAEIVPISALDGNNVEALIGTIKKYLPEGPQYYPDNQVTDHPERFIIAELIREKVLHLTREEVPHSVAVVIDAIQKREGGAVYINATIVVERPSQKGIIIGKQGKMLKEVGKRARFDIEALLGSKVFLEVWVKVQKDWRNKMSQLRDLGFREDEY
- the recO gene encoding DNA repair protein RecO translates to MFQKVEGIVIRTTDYGETNKIVTIFSRELGKVSAMARGAKKPKSRLASVSQLMTHGHFLIQMGSGLGTLQQGEIISTMKEIREDIFLTAYASFIVELTDKATEDKKHNPYLFEMLYQTLHYMCEGVDPEVLSLIYQTKMLPVLGMRPYFDTCAICHQETDFVAFSVREGGFLCSRHAEQDQYRIPVGEAVHKLLRLFYHFDLHRLGNVSVKDSTKKQMRLVLNTYYDEYCGIYLKSRRFLEQLDKFQI
- a CDS encoding HD family phosphohydrolase, yielding MLRSQEISKWFRNLQHSKKLSWISYVLLGAVLFFALMNNVKPEQLDVDMYSIAKKTIHSPIKIEDKVITERKKQEAAQKVGDQYTYRSEYKQNRVDIVNDVFAKVNEVIQEMKAAGPEEQKKMTDANKLEKLKKKLPSNLTKELSDENLLYFINAEPDQLELAKNAALTSVSVIMGGNIKMSEEMAAKERFVNEMKSLNVNSGLKEAVNALGSYAITANYFYDPAVTKEKKKAEEDLVPPVYILQGQVIVREGETISSDMYNQLKLVGLLEKGNSFQPYVGLAVLIGVLLYFMHKQFEVFLQRKREDKPYILAYITILSITIVLMKIISLFQKLEYAGIAYVVPVAMGTILVKLMIGDRFVFLTSMIFSVCGSIMFNEGVTSTLNYSVGIYVLLSSLSVSIFLREKNRRTMILQAGILVSILNVVVLAALLLLRNGNFSPLEIGTQLLMASLSGIISSVLAMGILPYLESGLGIVSSMKLMELSSPNHPLLRRILLEAPGTYHHSVMVANLSEAACEAVGANGVLARVGAYYHDVGKTVQPQFFIENQMGIENPHDKLDPVTSKDIIIAHVTDGVKMLEEYHIPQEIIDIAGQHHGTTLLKYFYYKAIKEDKEKYTEEMFRYPGSKATSKESAIVGIADSVEAAVRSMNHPTPDQINNLVQSIIKDRLQDGQFSECDLTFKELQIVGKTLCETLNGIFHSRITYPEPPEEKEKE
- a CDS encoding diacylglycerol kinase family protein; the protein is MKKGKLIDSFGYAIAGVFFCLRHERNMKIHYVAAVIVICCGFYFHITKVEWMVLLIIIGIVMSLEMVNTAVEKTVDLATTDIHPFAKIAKDVAAGAVLLFAIIAVIIGAIIFLPYVV